tgctaACAGTTCTCAATTTtgtttgctagcaagagttccaacagttctggcagttccagttctagaactggatcTAGTATTCGAATGCACCCTAACAGTGGATCACCTTTATGCACGTAGACAGCGTAAACGAGAATGGATTGGCAGAAGGAAAACTATAGAAACAGCAGACCTGATAGACGTAGGAAGCGTATGAGAAAATGTGCATTGACAAGGAAAGCTGCAGAGGTGGTAGACAAAACTGATGCACATAAAAGGCATCAAAGAGAACGGGCAGCTACAAGGAAAGTTGTAGAAACAGCAGACCAAGCTGATGCACATAGAATGCGTAAAAAAGAATGGGTTGCTAGACGTCGTGTCTCTAGATACAAAGCTTCAGAAAGTTTGGATGTTGCCAGCAATGCTTTTAATGCTAGAAGAAAAGAAGGGCCTgattatgtttgtgtgtcttgtcaTCATTTAatgtacagacagatatacTGGTCTTGAATAGGGATAAGTACGAAAAGCTACCTCAGGCACATTGCTAGTAATTGACGAAACGTAAGGCCTCAGCTTGTCCAACTCTTGACGTGAGAGCGCCATTGGCATAACATACGGGATGTTAACAAACACGAACCTACAGACCCGGATGTACCGCCTAGTTACATGCACACTTGCGCTAACATTACACATTGCACTGCAAGCCCTGATGTCGAGGCACGTGATTCGTGACCATGGCGAAAACTTATGATTACTTATTCAAGCTGCTTCTCATCGGAGACAGCGGCGTCGGAAAGACGAAAATTCTCGTCCGTTTCTCTGATGACACCTTCAAGTCGACCTTCATCTCAACAATTGGTGAGTGAGAGAAGGGCGTGGTGACATCACCTTTCATCACCGTTTTCTCGCCATCCATAGGGATCGACTTTAAGATATGCACGGGGGAGTTAGAAGGAAAGAAGATCAAGCTGCAGATAGGGTGAGTGAAAATTGTTTGCGTGCGTCGTTTGACAGTGAGAGGCAATTTGAGTTTGAGGGGCGGGGGAGGGGGTGGACGGTGAATAAATTGTCACGATTCGGTCGTAATGATGAGAGAGTTGTTGAATCATTGATACAATCGTCACCCTTACCCTATAGGGGTGATGATTCTTCAGTAACTCTATAATACTCTTGTCACCCGTGCCTAGCGTAGTCTCGCTTAACCACACTCTATTTCGCCGTGTCCGGATCCAGAAGTATGTGTGAGACGGCGGGAGACTCTAGATATGTACCTAAAATCGTATGATAATGTCACCAGCCGTGTAAAAATAATACTATAACACTTAAACCAATGCAGTGCACACGATAAGTAAACCTTTCAACCACTACATACTATCATGCCataatttaatatcaatggtcAGATGAAAACGCGCCAAATACATATACTGGAAATTAAAAAGCTGCTAATATGTGAACAAATCGAAGTAGGATCCCAAAAGCAAACCATGTCATATCTTTCCTTCAGATCCGCAACTATAGAGTGTGGGAAAAGGATCGAAAGTAGCGTCCGATAGCATACTAATATGTCTCCCATTCAGGTACGCAAACCTAGAATTTAAACGCGAGaatcaaagaaacaaaatttcaatttctgaGGAACAGTCCGGAGCAGTCTGTAGAGAGTTGAGAGGAATATCAATGGACTTCCATGCCATTCAAGACGTCTGCCATGGAGATGATGCAAATGGTAAAGTACTGCAGTTCATGCAGCGACACCATCTTGTATCAAGTCACGAAGACTGCGTTTGTGGAACACCAATGAACATACAAATATTCTTGTGGCGGAGACGGCTTCATATGGAAGTGTCCAAGAATGGCCTGCAAGGCAATAAGGTTAAGACGACTTCATGCACTAACTTAATTTCTAAGTATAGTGGCATGGCACGTACATTATAAGAAATTGTTTTGTAGGTCAGTGAAATATGGATCATTTTTTCCAAGTCTAATATTCTACTGCTAAAGTACCTTCTGTCCATGCTTTATTAGGCATATGATGACCACATGATGGAGACTTGCGAAAGCATGAAACTGTGTCCTCGAACGGGAGTGCAAGTATTCCAATATATCCGAGGTATTTGCACTTGGAGACTGCTGCACACACCAATTCAATTAGGAGGAGCTGTGGGTATTCATCACCAAGTCTGTCAGATAGATGAATCGTGTTTTTCACACAAACTGAAGGTAACATATACAGAAATATATGGAATAAATCAATAGTCTACTAACATTGCATTTGTCTCTGTAGCACCATCGTGGACACCCACCACGTCAACCAGTCTGGGTTTTTGGGATAGTGGAGACTTCACATTTCCCTGCCCTTTGGATACATGGAAATCATGGCAAGGAGAGACGCTTTAACACTCCTTCCCATCATTTGAACACACGTATTACCAAACACCGTGATACATTCCGACGAATGGCGAGCGTATCATACACTTAGCACAGTTCCCAACATTGCAGGCCACCTCAATGTCAACCACAGCATACACTTTCGTGATCCGATGACAGGAGTCCATACGAATCACATAGAGTCATACTGGAACAGAGTCAAATTGCGGCTCAAGCGCATGAAAGGATGCCATCGGCACATGCTATCGTCATATCTTGACGAATTCATGTGGCAAGAGAGGTACGAATGAACAAGATCAGAGGCACTGCAAAACCTGATGATAGGAGACATCGCAGCATGCTATCCTGTCCCTCACTAAACTATCAGAAAACAGAACTGAGTGTAAGACACAAGTCGTAAGAAAGTTGCCTACCGTAGTCATAGAAGTAGTGTAGTAGCAATACATGTGTCCTCACTAAGATGGCTAAgccaattgatattaataattctCATGATTTGGTTTGTTTGGACTCAAGATTGCAACAACAGCATTGCTAACCCAAGGATTGGCATGATTAGTGTTGGCTACGTTGACAATACTAAAAGGATGGCAAAAATGGTATGAGACTTTTGGGCGCGGTGAAATAGGGttgctacgcgagactaagctAGGCATGGGTGACAAGAGTATTATAGAGTTGCTGAAAAATCGTCACCCTTATAGGGCAAGGGTGACGGTTGTATCAACGATTCAAGTTGTTGGACGTCGgaatgttgtgttgtgttggttCTGTCGGTGTGTGAGATTAGGAGAGTATGGTAATTGTGGGTTATTGAAGGGTAGCCTCGTTCCCAGGCATTCGCCTCACTCCTCCCTGCTGTGCTCGCACATCACATGACCAGGCTGGAGCGAGAACATTTGTTAAATTCTGAGCTCGTCATGATGACGTAAGGCCCCCTTTTGATTTGATTATGTAAAGATATAATCCGACCCTAATGAGGTAAAAAATATCACGTTGTGTGCATGGATAGAATGACCACCACAATGCCAACAGAGTAAGGTGTAGAATCTAGAAGATCCTAACCATGCATGTTTGCTGCAATTCCGAGTTAGTAGACTGTAACAGTCGGACGCAAAGTAAAGTTTTGTTGATCTAATCCTTCGATATGTCATGATGTGTGATGACCACAGCACATTCTGGCTGCTGCAAGATCCATGTTGCAGACATGTTCAATCTCACCGAATTTACATCTACACTAGCCCAGAAACAAGACTTCTCTCCCCgaaagaacaacaacagagtTCAAGAATCTATGCCTGTTGCTGTACCACGCTTCGAATTCCACCAAGGCACGTCTGTCTAGATTTACGCACGTTTtcaaactttaattaacaaaaatggTTTCAAAGTAACAGACACCTTCGTTTGTCAACCATGCTCAGCTGCTGTTTGCAAAATTGACGTCATGGGAAGCTCATGGCAAAGCTGTCTGTCACGCGAGTTAATTGCATGCTACTTACGAGACTGTTGTGTAGATCACATGCATCAAATTTCCGGGGCAAAATTGCTAAGCAAATGAGAGTGTGCATCttttaattacattacataatCGACTCAAAAGGGGGCCCCACGTCATCATGACGTGCTCGGATACCATTCATTCTCCTCAGCCTAGTCATGTGACATGCAAGCTCTGCACGGAGGAGTGAGGCGAAAgcctggggacgaggctaattGAAGGTGGGACTTGAGCTATTGTTTCtgtgtcggtttgtctgtcttgttgtctgtccatgggTGTCTAGACTCGGACGTTTATTTGTTGTCAGGTtggtgtgtgcgcgcgcgtgtgtgtgagtgtgtgtgtgtgtgtgtgtgtgtgtgtgtgtgtgtgtgtgtgtgtgtgtgtgagtgtgtgtgtgagtgtgtgtgcgtgtgtgtgagtgagtgtgtgtgtgtgtgtgtgtgtgtgtgtgtgtgtgagtgtgtgtgtgtgtgtgtgtgtgtgtgtgtgtgtgtgtgtgtgtgtgtgtgtgtgtgtgtttatctgtctatccgtttgtatgtctaactggttgtctgtctgtagcctcgacgctagACCATCTTCGCCTTATGTGGTGGAGTAACGCGTGCGATTATACCTAGGGTTCACATGACCGGAAACAAAGTTGCCACTGAAGATTGGCCTAGAGACACATTATGCATAAAAACCCTCATGTGACACATTATCcaaaatatcaataattttcAATTATCAATAATCttctttcaattaattaataaagtaagCTCCTCCtggtttgtcatcatcacCTCCTTGCATTCCTTAACTAATGAGCAACCTGGGAAaatctatgtgtgtgtgtgtctgtctgtctatgtgtgtgtctgtctgtctgtctgtgtgtctgtctgtctgtctgtctatgtgtacacatgttcTCAACTGTTTGTATCTCAGGGACACTGCAGGTCAGGAACGATTCGGAACCATCACAACTACATACTACCGAGGCGCAATGGTGAGAAGTCATGCAGCTCAACGTCGTCTAAAATATTGGATGTGAAGATGCCTAAAACATTTGTGTGCGCCTGCGTGTGTACATTTGCAGGGAATCATGCTCGTTTACGACATCACAGCTGTAAAGTCATTTGAGAATATCAAGAAATGGCTTGGAAACGTTAAAGAGGTGACagttccatctgtctgtctgttcgtttgtttgtctgtctgtttgtttgtccatttgtctgtctgtaagttaattttgtctgttggtcCATTTGTCTgaagtctgtttgtctgtctgtctatttgtttgtccatctgtctgtttgtctgtctgtctatttgtttgtccatctgtctgtttgtttgtctgtccatttatccgaaagtctgtctgtctgtttgtctatctgtccatttgtctgaaagtccgtttgtctgtttgtccatttgtttgtccatttgtctgtaagtccgcttgtctgtccatttgttttccatttgtctgtaagtccgtttgtctgtttgtccatttgtttgtccatttgtctgtaagtccgcttgtctgtccatttgttttcCAATTGTCTGTaagtccatttgtctgtctgtccatttgtctgtgtaagtgtgtttgtctgtctgtatatttgtttgtctatttgtttgtttgtctgtctgtgtacctgCCAACctgttgatgtttgttgtatcagtcaattttGCTTGTATAGTATGCAGCAGAAGACGTCGTGAGGATGATATTGGGGAACAAATGTGATATGACGGATGAACGAAAAGtcaagaaagagaaaggagaaatggtacgtttgtgtgtgtgtgtgtgtgtgtgtgtgtgtgtgtgtgtgtgtgtgtgtgtgcatgcgtgcgtgcatgcgtgtgtgtggtgtgatagctcagttggttagatagtcatcttacggagtgtttacatccggaaCCTTGAAGAGTCGCAagatcaagtcacagtgatggcgagctatgacataatttccttaaacaagaaactaacacacatttgcttctctcgactcaggaatataaatgagtacctggtcattgactgcgGTCATAAGCGGCCATAgcctgtgacgtgacatcagctaCCAGGGTCCTGGTgtgactttgggtgcccacaccacagttgacttcacaagttggtgctcctgcgagtgcctggccggACTGCAGGAGTAATctagcacaggcccagagttcctgAGTAGcccacagggcccagcttaacagctgggggcgtgacccctgagaggcagctcctgacatttaggatttttaagtgtgtgtgtgtgtgtgtgtgtgtgtgtgtgtgtgtgtgtgtgtgtgtgtgtgtgtgtgtgtgtgtgtgtgtgcatgtgcatgtgtattcaTGTGTTCATGGGCAAGTTCGATTTGGTTCAGTGTGCTCACCAGTTACAGAGTTTGATCGTTCGTTTGAATGTGGTTTGCGTTCTGCCGTTCGGTTCACTCACTGAATGCACCACCTCAAAGGGTAGGTTCACTTCTCCCATTTCAGTTCGCTCCTCCTATTTTGATACTGAGTGTGCGTGTAAACATGGCGGGTAACGAAAGTAGGCTTCTGCCTTTGAACTGGCGGCTGTCTGGTGTGTACAGTGACTAGCTTTTTACAACTCCAGTATCTAGTAAGGTATCTGGAAGAGAACCGGCCGATGTATGGCAATTTCCGCACTTACCCGTTTTTGTCAGGATCTCCCCTTCTGTTCCGAGCTGGAGCTGGTGCTGTAGCGGTAGCTACAACTGAGATAGATGCCGAGCCGAACAGCAGAGTGTCTCCAAAGAGTGATGACGGAGCCCCAGAGGCACTCGACAAGGCTCCTTTCCAGTGGAGGGACAATGCTACTACTCTCCGTTCGCGTAGACCTTTTGCATTGGAAAATTGTTATAACTCCGTTGTTTGTAGGAATTTCGTGACAATCTGCACCGTTTGAAACTACAGAACGTGGCATTTCATTTTTTGACGTTTCAGTAAAGTGCGCTAAACAGGCAAAGAGCAATAGGACTTACGCATATCAAAGTTAAATAGAGTGAATAATGGCCTATTATTGTGTTAGTATTAATTTAGTacatctttattcaattatatACACATTGTTGTGAGATTTGATATGTTATTGGATCTCGTTCACTGCACGAGCCTTTGGTCCATTTCTGGtgtgtttttgtcttcttgttccGAATCGTAGCTATCTGCACTTACCATTACAACGTTCGCGCCGTCTTCTTCGTCGTCTACGCCGAAACATTCTAGATCTGCAAGCTAGAATGACATAAGCAATGGTGGAATACTGGGACCTTTGGACACTTTTACTTTTAGAATAGAAGGTCAAAAGGCTAGAATGCACGATCTACTTGGGGCATACTCGAGTGTAAGAAGATCTATTAGAGTACACAAGGCTGTTACTAAAGATCCTAAGAGGGTCACTTTGTGGAGGTGGTGGTGAAACCGCAGTCTCATTAGCACATCTTGTGTAAAAGGTCAACGCGAACTGAGAGTTGGCTTCTAATCTCTATTTAAGGTGATCTCGGGCACCTTTTCGGAAAGACTGGCGTCTAAAGAAAGTCTGTATTTCTCAAAATAGCCAAAAGAATGAAGGAGATAGGTGGATATGACTTGACCTGTAAGATCTGCTGTGTATGGGGTTAGTGAAccataattattattttttatttatttaaacaGAGGAGCaatgtaataaataacaaGTGGAAGCAAATTGAGAGAAATTATAAGGATGTAGTTTCTCACAACAATGAAACAGGAGAGACAATAAGTCAATGAAATTCTTTGAGGAGATTGATGAGATTTAGCACGAGTGCCCAAATATCTGCCCAGTTGCTATTTGCAGCTCCTCTTAGGTCTGCCTGCAGCCCACATTTTTTCATTTATTACACTAGTTTAATTAGTGGACCTGTGAATATGATATAGACAGTAAGGGATCATCAACAACAGACTCAACAGAGTATGAAGTGGATGACAAATCTCCTAATGAAGGAAATGCAAACACAGCCAGTGCAAAGAAGAGCAAACTAGTAGACAGCCAAGCTACAGGTTGTCAGAAGCAGCCTCCTTCAAAACAGAGGAAGGCAACCTTCAAGGAAAGGAAGGAAACCGGAAGTCTTGCGTGTGGTAGAGAAGTACAGAGAAGAGATGAAGGAGAGAATGAAAGAAAGCTGAAAGCTATAAGAGATATGCATGCAGACCGTATGAAGCTGGGCTACAACCTTCTGCAAGTGCTGCAAAATGGCGGACAAGTAGTCTGTGTGTGAGAGAttgagttcagttgagtttgGGTTATTGAATGCTAAAGTTACAGAGTAATATTCCAGAAGTTTCAAATAGATGCTAAGTAAATATTTATGTGATATCTCTTTATGTGATATCTCTTCCTTAAGGAGTCCCCATGGTCATGTCTCATTTCCCTGTGCAGCACGTCATGATAATCTTCCCCACCTTCATCTTCATCCATCATGTCCTCTCCATGATCATCACCATCTATTCAAATGTTATGAAGAACACAGCAGGCAATGATCGCTTCAGGTATTATGTCAACTCTGCATGTCCATGTCTATGTACTTGAGACGCCTAAATCTTCCTTTCAGGAGGCTGAATGCTCGCTCAATGACTACCCTCGTTGAACTCTG
This region of Corticium candelabrum chromosome 12 unlocalized genomic scaffold, ooCorCand1.1 SUPER_12_unloc_3, whole genome shotgun sequence genomic DNA includes:
- the LOC134197843 gene encoding ras-related protein Rab-8A-like isoform X1; this encodes MAKTYDYLFKLLLIGDSGVGKTKILVRFSDDTFKSTFISTIGIDFKICTGELEGKKIKLQIGDTAGQERFGTITTTYYRGAMGIMLVYDITAVKSFENIKKWLGNVKEYAAEDVVRMILGNKCDMTDERKVKKEKGEMLAAEHGIKFMETSAKTGQGVEEAFLTLARDIKAKMDQKSDPVESGGGSSGGVTATVQRLTDRPRRSCCTLM
- the LOC134197844 gene encoding uncharacterized protein LOC134197844: MDFHAIQDVCHGDDANGKVLQFMQRHHLVSSHEDCVCGTPMNIQIFLWRRRLHMEVSKNGLQGNKAYDDHMMETCESMKLCPRTGVQVFQYIRGICTWRLLHTPIQLGGAVGIHHQVCQIDESCFSHKLKHHRGHPPRQPVWVFGIVETSHFPALWIHGNHGKERRFNTPSHHLNTRITKHRDTFRRMASVSYT
- the LOC134197843 gene encoding ras-related protein Rab-8B-like isoform X2; the encoded protein is MAKTYDYLFKLLLIGDSGVGKTKILVRFSDDTFKSTFISTIGIDFKICTGELEGKKIKLQIGDTAGQERFGTITTTYYRGAMGIMLVYDITAVKSFENIKKWLGNVKEYAAEDVVRMILGNKCDMTDERKVKKEKGEMEFRDNLHRLKLQNVAFHFLTFQ